atatataaatataatataatatattaaaatataatataaaaatatataaaatatataaaaacatatatattatatattatatatatttatatattatataatataatatataatatatatgttataatatatataatatatattatatatatatttattatatatatataatatatataaccacaaaagaccccaaagagCCAAAGGAATCTTGcgtcaaaaaaacaaagctagaggcatcaatcttacctgacttcaaaatatactacaaagctatagtaagcaaaacagtagagtactgacataaaaacacacagacaaatggaacagaatagagaacccacttaacagtcaactgatttttgacaaaggcgccaagaacacacactggggaaaggacagtctcttcaatgaatggtgttcaggaaaactggatatccacatgcagaaaaacgGAAGTagaccctatctctcaccacTTAGAAAAATCAACACAACTGCGAGCTGGGCCTGGCCGCCCTGCAGGAGCCATGGCGGCCttggaggcggcggcggcggcggcggggtcCGCGGCTCTGGCAGCGGGTGCCCGCGCCGTCCCGGCGGCCACGAGAGGAGCCTCCGCCGCCGCCTCGGGCCCATGGGTGCCCCCGGGACCCCGACTGAGGGGCAGCCGGCCGCGGCCCGCGGGGGCGACGCAGCAGCCCGCGGCCCCCGTGCTGGCAGGGGAGCTGATCCAGCAGTAGGTGAGCGAGCTGTCCCAGGCCATGTGGACCAACATCCTGTGCACCGTGCGCGGCTGCCGCAAGATCCTGCCCAACAGCCCCGCGCTCAACATGCTCCTGATCAAGAGCCACCGCATGCAGTATAGCATAGTCAATCAAACAAtaagaaaagatttgaaaactGTACCGAAATTCTACTGTTGTCCAATCGAAGGCTGCCCCAGAGGCCCTGACAGaccattttctcagttttctctcGTAAAACAGCACTTTATGCAAATGCATGCTGAGAAGAAGCACAAATGTAGTAAGTGCAGCAATTCGTACGGTACAGAATGGGACCTGAAAAGACATGCAGAGGACTGTGGCAAGACCTTCCGGTGCACATGCGGCTGTCCCTATGCCAGTAGAACAGCACTGCAGTCTCACATCTACCGAACTGGCCACGAGATCCCTGCAGAACACAGGGACCCACCtagtaagaaaaggaaaatggaaaactgTGCGAAACCAGAAGTTATCCAACAAGACCACTGAATCATTTAACAACCAACCAATCCCTAGACCAGACACTCAAGAACTAGAAGCTTCAGAAATAAAGCTAGAACCATCTTTTGAAGACTCTTGTGGCTCTAACACTGACAAGCAGACTCTTACAACACCACCCAGATATCCTCAAAAGTTGCTTTTACCAAAGCCCAAAGTGGCTTTGCTTAAACTACCCCTGATGCCTGTCTTTGTGCCTACAGCTGATTCCTCAGCCCAGCCTGTGGTGTTAGGTGTCGATCAGGGCTCTGCCACAGGGGCTGTGCACTTACTGCCCTTGTCAGTAGGAACCCTGATCCTCGGCCTAGATTCAGAGGCTTGCTCTCTTAAGGAGAGCCTACTTCTTTTCTAAATTGCTGATCCTGTTGCTGTTGAGCCAATAAGTACTGGTGTTCAAGTGAACTTGGGTAAAAATCCATCTAATCCTTTACAAGAACTAGGGAACACATGTCAGAAGAATAGCATTTCTTCAATCAACGTGCAGACAGATCTGTCTTATGCCTCACAAAACTTTATACCTTCTGCACAGTGGGCCACTGCTGATTCCTCTGTGTCGTCTTGTTCTCAAACTGATTTGCTGTTTGATTCTCAAGTATCTCTTCCCATTAGTGTTCACACTCAGACATTTTTGCCCAGCTCTAAGGTAACTTCATCTATAGCTGCTCAGACTGATGCATTTATGGACACCTGTTTCCCGTTGGGTGGGGTCTCCAGAGAAACTCAAACCAG
The nucleotide sequence above comes from Pongo pygmaeus isolate AG05252 chromosome 13, NHGRI_mPonPyg2-v2.0_pri, whole genome shotgun sequence. Encoded proteins:
- the LOC129043521 gene encoding LOW QUALITY PROTEIN: ATM interactor-like (The sequence of the model RefSeq protein was modified relative to this genomic sequence to represent the inferred CDS: inserted 2 bases in 1 codon; substituted 3 bases at 3 genomic stop codons), which gives rise to MAALEAAAAAAGSAALAAGARAVPAATRGASAAASGPWVPPGPRLRGSRPRPAGATQQPAAPVLAGELIQQXVSELSQAMWTNILCTVRGCRKILPNSPALNMLLIKSHRMQYSIVNQTIRKDLKTVPKFYCCPIEGCPRGPDRPFSQFSLVKQHFMQMHAEKKHKCSKCSNSYGTEWDLKRHAEDCGKTFRCTCGCPYASRTALQSHIYRTGHEIPAEHRDPPSKKRKMENCAXNQKLSNKTTESFNNQPIPRPDTQELEASEIKLEPSFEDSCGSNTDKQTLTTPPRYPQKLLLPKPKVALLKLPLMPVFVPTADSSAQPVVLGVDQGSATGAVHLLPLSVGTLILGLDSEACSLKESLLLFXIADPVAVEPISTGVQVNLGKNPSNPLQELGNTCQKNSISSINVQTDLSYASQNFIPSAQWATADSSVSSCSQTDLLFDSQVSLPISVHTQTFLPSSKVTSSIAAQTDAFMDTCFPLGGVSRETQTSGIQSPTDDHVQMDQAGMCGDIFESVHSSYNVATSNIISNSLVAEPVTHSLLPQNEPKTLNQDIEKRAPIINFSAQNSMLPSQNVTDNQTQTIDLLSDLENILSSNLPAQTLNHRSLLSNTNPGPDTQLPSGPAQNPGINFDIKELFSASHIQTQTEESELSTMNTKPVLESLDTETQTDFLLADISAQSYEYRGNSNFLSLEMFDTQTQTDLNFFLDSSPHLPLGSILKHSSFSMSTDSSATETXTEGISTAKNIPALESKVQLNSTETQTTSSGFETLGNLFFTNNETQTAMDDFLLADMAWNMMESQFSSVETQTSAEPHSLQLLKLTVESMCETASTISSGLKLRTGDNSINSIECG